ataaattttatttactataagttgacacaatgattatttttgttttgatttaaaaaacgaTGTCATATAACCAGTTTTTTGGCTTTTTCAATCCCTCGTTTGTACCTCAGTTTTAACTAAACCAGACTACAAGTAGAAAACACTCTTTTAACTGATGTAGAACTTCCTGAGCAGTTTCCTAATTTCCTCAAAAAATGACAGAAGCTGGATTCTCAGTAGAacaaaggcatttttttttaatatttatatttgcaaagttatttttttcccaaattttaaaaacagttttttttaacaatttatttgtattaaaaaaacttgttatgagttatatattttaaaggataGCTCTCTTTTCAAAAGTGTAATaagaagttaaaatgtttttaaaaatcacattttatatgtgtactaaaaataaaaaataaatgttaatttctatCACTAAGtggatttttaaatagtaatagagtcccgcaatggactgattgtaaagacacggatcccagtagaacactgaagtcaagcattcATGGCTGCGGTCAGGAAGCaggtgagtgaccactttgatcagcttaTATAGGGTCTGAGGTATCAGTCCTCGTTAagctgttctaccataaagtgctcggcTTCGCTCGCAGGTTGTCTGGCTGCCAAAGCAGGGGaaccattccctctgcagaggatcaaaattgcctcagggatgtttcccagaccgttgctAATAGCCCATTCTGCAGCTCTTGTTTAAAGTAAATACAGTTATCTACCTACCTAAAGACTACTTTTTTACATAGTGGGATCTTGCCATTTAAACCCCATAATCTGTATTATCCACTCTTAGACAAAATTCTCGTATTCAGGTGTGAGATGTTTACCTATGCATTTTGAATTCATCATACTTTACACTACAATAATGCAAGACACTTtcggtttttgacattttcttaaGATATACttagaggatattttacatttttagaggTATTTAGTCCATccgatttttcatacttagctTTCAATGGTTTGAGGGACTGacattaaattacgaaataaagcaagtatttttgaatGCCTTATGCCagaaattcaagaaataaactttatctTTTACTTTGATTGCTATTCAAATAAGtgcataaaatttcacaaacctagtttaaatattatggaaatatatatatttaaagaacaaagttttttggctttcttttttactataactttaaaaagattttaagaaactttaaatttttttgcagcaatttaaaattattgttctaaaatttgaaaaaaaaaaatcattgaaaactgTGCAAGATATGAATAATAAagtattggtattttttaatgcatctaaaattaatattttcgaaatatctCAGTAGAAGTAAGGATGTGCATCTTTTTATTAGTCACTCAAACGTTTGTTTAGTCGTttggaatgatttaaaaatagtttcggcttttttttcatacacccctcatttttttaaaaaaagctcagGCCGACCCTACCTGCAACTGATTTTCTCGTattcctaatttaaattttatcaacttttaactaattttaattggtACTAATTGCTCTGCATAAGAGGTATTATGGTAAGTCAAACTTGTGTTAGAACAGACTCCATGGTGTCAGgcttgcttaaaaatatatattgtcacgtataaatgataacaaatagataaaaaaaaaaggcaggagaaaattatttcacttaacGTATTGTGATATTATAATCATgtgtgaatgaaattttaaatattgtctcAAAATAGAGTGCCTCATTAGTTTTGTtagtaattttaacttaaaacaagATTTACTCTCTCAGAAATTACTGTTGATTATCACATTATTATGATACCATTATAATAGaagatacataataaaaataatatataaattttcaaatcggTTGTGAAatgagcataatttttttaaaattagcacatGAGTACTGTGTGTATGTCAGATttgcattacaattttaaacatattttttttccgatgTTTCCAGTATTTTTTCgtcatttgtttaaaagatgTTAATTTAGTCTTCTGAAAATTAACAAGctattcaaaacttttactcACATTTAACAgtgatgttatttaaataaaaattttatatctaaatttgtATTTGCTGGAATAAGGGGACTTTATTAAATTTGGTGTGagtgtgtgtggggggggggtAATGTCCCCATCAGCCTTCCTTAGTAGGGTTGCGCACCCctgattataaaaatgtttttgtaaccAGTAGATGCTCCAAGATTTCTAAtcaaaatttgtacaaaaattcattttcacataaattaatcttattttatatttatactcgTAATGCggtgaaaactaaaaaaaaaatttttttttttccttttaaaatacatagattttttGTCGATGGAtcgttgttgttcatttacgtcacactagagctgcacaatgggctattggcgatggtttgggaaacatccctgcgGATGATCCtgagacatgccatcacaattttgatcctctacagagggaATGGTACCCCCATTTCAGTAACCCGAAGACCTGCAAGGGAAGtggagcactttatggtagaacagttatacgaggaccaataccgcacaccctcggtccctatgcagactgatccaattggtcacccacccgcacactgaccgcagccagtaatGCCAATGGATTCAGCAATTTATTGGAGTCAAAATCTTCATTAACCGATGCAATTAAACAATGGGCACtgtatatttaaacttaatttcctcattttacTGCTTTGCTTAGTtataaattgcttcttttttggtttttatatatttatcttttacagATTTACCTCATTCATGTTTTGGTGAGGCATGTACCTGCAGAAGAAAAGTACTATATTTGGAAGACTACAATTCCTCTTGTACTGTTACAATAAATAATCTACGAAACgaatgtgaaaaaaatgaagcttTATCCGTACACaactacataaatttttgtttaggcGCTCAGCGGAGAGGACTTTCAAATAATCTGTTTCCTCATTCAAAAACCATTATTTCTGATGAATTATTTTCCGATGTCAACAAGTTTTGCTTCactaaaataacagaaaaaccCACCTATGAATCAAATACTTGCTTCAACGTTGTTAGTCAGATTCATTTCACTGTACTTCACAACGGAATTTTAGGAATTAAAGAAATCATACCAACTTTCAGTCTTCTCAATTTATCGTCAGTTAACTCAACTGTGACTCAACGTTTCAGCGTTGAATTTAAGTGGCACAATTCTACAGAAACAATTACTAAGAGAAGTGGCAATCCTGGATACCAAGTAGGTTTGCCAATTGTTACCGGCACAAACAGTTCTGAAGCtaccaaaataataattcaaccAGGGGGTCTCTCAATTTTTGGTAAAGACGGTTTGAGCCAGTGCCATGGGCGCAAAAGCGTAAAATTTGGAAAGAACTTCAAATCAAGTTGCTACTTAAAgataaatagtaatattaatgACTGTAAAACTGCCcaggaaaaaatttatgatgttCTTTTAGGTTCCAGTAGGGATAGTAATTTGTTTGTTGGCATGTTTGGAAATGCTAATGAGAGTAACAGAGAAGAGTGGATTGAAGCCTATCATGATGAAGAAGTTTCAAATGTGGACGGTGTTTGTCATTTAACTACTggactaaaaataaatgtggtATATGCGGCAGTTGGTACAGTTCAAAATccacagtttaaaatattaggttTAGGCTatcattacataaattttgctgATTTAACTAATGGGGAACAACTCATTATTTTGTCAGCATCAGTGTCATTTTTTGATGTTACTGAACCAGTCATACCACACTATCCAAAAGCGCCATCACTAAAAGTAAATTTGCCATCTGATTTCTTTTATCCCTTCTTACAAGGATCTTGAAAATGGATTTCTCAATAATTTGGATAGAGTGTTACACATTTCTTCTGTTAAAGTAACCTGCCGCACATACAAACtgttcaattgtttttttttttaaatatctttttctttttagaaaaagacaACTAAGTCGAATAAGTTACCAAAGAAGATGCATTCTGTACATAATTTCATAGCTTAATCCACAGTAATAGTAATTAATGAAAGAAGcgtttaataatgaaaatgtactcgtaaatgtaaaaaattgattatgagATTAAACgtcatttatgtaatttttgttgCTCATTTGAAACGACAATAGTTTAGTAAAATGGGAAAGATAGCAGGTTAGTGCTTACaagtattattttgtttcataaaattctcaCAATTGACTCgtaaaatctcttatttttcaaattggaaaataaagtattatagcacatttaaaataataatacataaacaGGGTAAGGTTAATTACCcctaacccccccccccccaatgtGGGTACGAGgggaaaaattttcaacttgtcGCCGTGACAGTCTCCCGCACAGACGGAGGTGGACAGAGAGTATCTGGCACACGCACTGCCCGAGAGGCCCGGCGAAGCCCTTCCGTGgcatttacttaaaaacaacaaaaaaacatagTACTATTTTGGCAACAGCCTGGAGGTAATCGggcaaaaatacaaaagtaactAATTCACCTCTAGAATTAAACGTTTTACAAGTATAATAGTTGTGATTATTCCGACTATTAACTAACAGGTGAAGTTAAACATCTAGATTgatgtttacaataaaatatatgaaaaattcaagaaaaacattaaattaaagtttataaattggCCAACGGAcccttataaatatttgaaatttaataaaattaacaatatctaCCATGTGAGACCCAGAATTTACCAGGTGAGAGCTGTCAAAATATAATGGAATTTGCACAAgcttcatgaaaaatatttttggtcaaTCCTCATGACCGAAAACtggttgtttaaaaattttaagtttaaaatacaggaaaaataataaaaagattataaggGACAATtgattaaaggaaaaaacatgAAGTTAAAGgctaaaattatacaattgacCAAAAGGGTCtaaaaattcaacataaaaatttgtaaaggaTCGAGCATACTCTCAAAGTCGATataataagacaaaaaattttaaaagattaaaactgaATATAGCACTTTAAGTAAAAACATCGAAATCACTAAAATGATTAAGAGAAGTACagttaaaataacacaaaagaTTGACATAAAATAGTCAACTTATAAAAAACAGATTAACATTAATacgaaaaagttaaaatttattgactaaAAGACACGAGGTCAATAGTACAATGAAGGAACGTTAAAAATTTGTACGAAAAAACCCATTAAAGCTTAAAATAGGcaagataaaatcaaaacaattaaaaatgcaaatagagTAAAAAGGTGGtctaaaattgtataaatacactttaaaaatttgggTCGTGGtccataatataaaaattacaagctGGTCCAGAAATGGAGATATTAATTAGTTGTTAAAAACTTGTGCCAGCAGATCCTCTAGAGCAGTTTTGATTATTTCTCTACATCtattgtttgcaaaaatttgtTGGTCATTTTTATcatggaataaattttataggagTGCTTGGAAATGATTGCAGAAATATGCTAGATGTTCAAGTGTTTGTTTTTCGTTACAGTATTTACATTTATcgtctttgttaaaaaatctcttttgaTAAGTTCCAAACACTCCTTGCCCCgtcaaatattgatttaaataaaagtttgcttGTAGTCTGGTAGTTGACGgggttttaatgaatttgtagGTCTGCCGACCTTTACTCGATTCTCTCCATTTCCTTTCCCAGCTCGCCATGATAAGTTTTCTTATGTCAGTTTTAGTCATCTTAGGGGTACTCAGACACCGGAGATCTTTAATGTCTGAACCGATTGCGTTCTTTGCGGCTCTATCTGCCTCCTCATTGCTCTGGATACCAACATGCGCCTTGACCCAATTTAATTCAATGCCCTCTCtcgattttctttttgtttgttcGATGAGTCTGTAGGAAGGTTCTGGGTCTGCCAGGGCCTGGAGAAAAGAAAGCGAGTCTGAAAAAATGAAAGCTTGCGTAATATTGTTTGTTACAGTCCAATATAGTGCTGCCTCAATCGCCATCAGCCCAGCAGTAAAAATATTGGTATTATNCCCCCCAAATATGGGTATGCgggaaaaattttcaacttgtcGCCGTGACAGTCTCCCGCACAGCCGGAGGTGGACAGAGAGTATCTGGCACACGCACTGCCCGAGAGGCCCGGCGAAGCCCTTCCGTGgcatttacttaaaaacaagaaaaaaacatagtaCTATTTTGGCAACAGCCTGGAGGTAATCGggcaaaaatacaaaagtaactAATTCACCTCTAGAATTAAACGTTTTACAAGTATAATAGTTGTGATTATTCCGACTATTAACTAACAGGTGAAGTTAAACATCTAGATTgatgtttacaataaaatatatgaaaaattcaagaaaaacattaaattagtgTTTATAAATTGGCCAACGGAcccttataaatatttgaaatttaataaaattaacaatatctaCCATGTGAGACCCAGAATTTACCGTGTGAGAGCTGTCAAAATATAATGGAATTTGTACAAgcttcatgaaaaatatttttggtcaaTCCTCATGACTGAAGACtggttgtttaaaaattttaagtttaaaatacaggaaaaataataaaaagattataaggGACAAttgattaaaggaaaaaaacatgaagttaaaggctaaaattatacaattgacCAAAAGGGTCtaaaaattcaacataaaaatttgtaaaggaTCGAGCATACTCTCAAAGTCGATATaataagacataaaaaattttaaaagattaaaactgaatatagcacttaaagtaaaaacatcGAAATCACTAAAATGATTAAGAGAAGTACagttaaaataacacaaaagaTTGACATAAAATAGTCAACTTATAAAAAACAGATtaacattaataagaaaaagttgttaaaatttattgactaaAAGACATGAGGTCAATAAAACAATAGTACAATGAAGGAACgttaaaaatttgtacaaaaaaaacattaaagcttaaaataggcaagataaaatcaaagcaattaaaaatgcaaatagagTAAAAAGGTGGtctaaaattgtataaatacactttaaaaatttgagtcgTGGtccataatataaaaattacaagctGGTCCAGAAATGGAGATATTAATTAGTTGTTAAAAACTTGTGTCAGCAGATCCTCTAGAGTGGTTTTGATTATTTCTCTACATCtattgtttgcaaaaatttgtTGGTCATTTTTATcatggaataaattttatcgGAGTGCTTGGAAATGATTGCAGAAATATGCTAGATGTTCAAGTGTTTGTTTTTCGTTACAGTAtttacatttatcttttttgttaaaaaatctgttttgatAAGTTTCAAACACTCCCTGCCCCgtcaaatattgatttaaataaaagtttgcttGTAGTCTGGTAGTTGACGgggttttaatgaatttgtagGTCTGCCGACCTTCACTCGATTCTCTCCATTTCCTTTCCCAGCTCGCCATGATAAGTTTTCTTATGTCAGTTTTAGTCATCTTAGGGGTACTCAGACACCGGAGATCTTTAATGTCTGAACCGATTGCGTTCTTTGCGGCTCTATCTGCCTCCTCATTGCTCTGGATACCAACATGCGCCTTGACCCAATTTAATTCAATGCCCTCTCtcgattttctttttgtttgttcGATGAGTCTGTAGGAAGGTTCTGGGTCTGCCAGGGCCTGGAGGAAAGAATGCGAGTCTGAAAAAATGAAAGCTTGCGTAATATTGTTTGTTACAGTCCAATATAGTGCTGCCTCAATCGCCATCAGCCCAGCAGTAAAAATATTGGTATTATCCACTACTCTAGAGGAGTCTTGATCTACTGTTATTCCGTCAATCTTAATGATGACTGCGTATGATGTCCTGAAGGAACTTTTATTGTCTGTCTCCATTCTAGAGCCATCTGTAAAGATCTCCAAACCCTTATCTATTGGGCTGTTATATCCCCAAGTCAAGGCCCGATACGTAGAGGGGTGCACTAAGTCGAGGACATcaaaattaatgttgaaatcAAAATCTGGTGGTAAAACATAGACagggtaaagaaaaaaagggaaaacccAGACCCTTTTGAAAACGCCCAATGAAAAAAGCgccttttaaaaacactaagCACCATGgtattttgatttacattttaactataaacaaaTTCACAGAGTTTAGACAATTTGTACATGAGAAATCATTCTTTGCTTTCGTGTAATTTGAGTATGACACcaagaactttttaatacatttaatttgaacctattataatcagtttttacaaaacaaattattttttgataagttatgatgtacaaaatatttgatataaaaattttatgattgttagcttaaattattttttgaaagagtttttctaagaaatttatgtttattttttacatctgACACCACAGTCTATTTATTAAATCCAACACCACAGGCCCATAAGTCTATTCCAAAACTAcagtattttaaagttacataattgaataaaaaagcatGTTATAATTatgcttgttaaaaaaaataaaatgaataattccaaaatatttataataaaatgtgtaaggtaaaatttaatttaggaagtgtatataaataaacattatagaaattcaatttacaaggtaagcaaaaatttctttattaaaaatacataggtTACAATTTATATACTTGATAGGTTACTTATGAGTCAGATTTTGCTTTATTACAGAGGCAGGCTAGAAGACCTGATAACTGAAGCAGGGACTGAACACCTTTAACAATTCTTAGGTGAGCAAAACCAATTTCCTGTGCAAAGAAACA
This window of the Parasteatoda tepidariorum isolate YZ-2023 chromosome 4, CAS_Ptep_4.0, whole genome shotgun sequence genome carries:
- the LOC107449540 gene encoding tectonic-1, yielding MVYFLATRICLNVLCIFYHFLLSATLENYTSNFDYETSFENESYAELDKNHSLWKNISATNITGVNVTDASSDGELDDLPFWHWYDLSYTPSDENICICDLYYDVCDINCCCDSDCSEDDMKVFSSCNSQVTVDENYCYFTDIILRNNAVYQIQQNPNNGLLCIAHNNLKQYLRFKDLPTLKSHRDLDVLLKYQSKTIYSWEDTQVRETKEQDMKSGRPVPIIISQIESVWDLPHSCFGEACTCRRKVLYLEDYNSSCTVTINNLRNECEKNEALSVHNYINFCLGAQRRGLSNNLFPHSKTIISDELFSDVNKFCFTKITEKPTYESNTCFNVVSQIHFTVLHNGILGIKEIIPTFSLLNLSSVNSTVTQRFSVEFKWHNSTETITKRSGNPGYQVGLPIVTGTNSSEATKIIIQPGGLSIFGKDGLSQCHGRKSVKFGKNFKSSCYLKINSNINDCKTAQEKIYDVLLGSSRDSNLFVGMFGNANESNREEWIEAYHDEEVSNVDGVCHLTTGLKINVVYAAVGTVQNPQFKILGLGYHYINFADLTNGEQLIILSASVSFFDVTEPVIPHYPKAPSLKVNLPSDFFYPFLQGS
- the LOC139425524 gene encoding uncharacterized protein — protein: METDNKSSFRTSYAVIIKIDGITVDQDSSRVVDNTNIFTAGLMAIEAALYWTVTNNITQAFIFSDSHSFLQALADPEPSYRLIEQTKRKSREGIELNWVKAHVGIQSNEEADRAAKNAIGSDIKDLRCLSTPKMTKTDIRKLIMASWERKWRESSEDSLSFLQALADPEPSYRLIEQTKRKSREGIELNWVKAHVGIQSNEEADRAAKNAIGSDIKDLRCLSTPKMTKTDIRKLIMASWERKWRESSKGRQTYKFIKTPSTTRLQANFYLNQYLTGQGVFGTYQKRFFNKDDKCKYCNEKQTLEHLAYFCNHFQALL